CACTCCTTCGTCGGCGGCAATGATAAAGAGGATCACATCGATCCCCGCCGCGCCGGCAAGCATCGCGCGGATAAAACGCTCATGCCCGGGCACGTCGACAATACCCAGTTTATGTCCACCGGGCGTTGTCAGTGAGGCGAATCCCAGCTCGATCGAGATGCCCCGCTTCTTCTCCTCAACGAGGCGGTCGGTATCGGTGCCGGATAGCAGCTTGATCAATAGGGTTTTCCCGTGATCGATATGTCCCGCCGTACCGAGAATCAAAGGACGGATGGGTCCGCGGGGATCCGATGCCTGGGGAGGCTTCACCGGTTTCGCCATGGGTCGTCAGCTCATGCTTTCTTTTATCCGCCGGATACGGGCGCCAAGGCCGGCGAGTTTCTTCTCAATCGCCTCATACCCACGATCGATATGATAAACACGCGAAACATGGGTTTGTCCCTTGGCGACCAGCCCGGCCAGTATCAGTGCGGAAGAAGCGCGGATATCGGTCGACATCACCTGCGCTCCCTGCAGCTCAGGCACACCCCGCACGGTGGCCACATTTCCGGCGAGGTTAATGTTCGCCCCAAGACGCACCAGTTCCTGCACATGCGTGAAACGATCGGGATAGATCGTCTCTTGTATAACTCCGGTCCCGTGGGAGATGGCCAGCAGCGCCATGATCTGCGCCTGCAGATCGGTCGGGAAGCCGGGATAAACCTCCGTCTTCACATCAGCGGCGTTGAGCCGGCCTTCGGTCCTGATCCGAAGCCCCGTCTCCTCCTCCGTGATATGGCACCCCATCTCCTGCATCACCGAAATGACGGTGGAGAGATGATCAGGCCGGCAGTGGGTCAGGTGAATATCCCCCCCGGTGATCGCGCCGGCGGCGAGGAAGGTCCCCGCTTCAATCCGGTCGGGAAGATTGGTGAAAGCGAGCGACTTGGCCAGCGATGTCACACCTTTAATGCGGATGGTCTTTGTCCCCTCACCTTCGATCTCGGCGCCGAGGGCGCGGAGAAACTCCGCCAGGATCACCATTTCTGGTTCACAGGCGGCGTTTTGGATCATTGTCTCTCCCTCGGCGTGAACGGCGGCCATCATGATATTCCCCGTCGCGCCGACACTCGAGACAGCCAGGTTGATTTTGGCGCCCCGCAGTTTTTTCGCCTTGGCGACAATATAACCGTGATCGAGTTCGATCTCCGCGCCGAGCGCCTCCATCCCCTTGATATGGAGATCGACCGGGCGCGGTCCCCAGGCGCAGCCGCCCGGCAGCGATACGCGGGCCTCGCCGAACCGGGCCAGCAGGGGTCCGAGGACATAGATCGAAGCCCGCATCTTCTTGACCAGCTCATACGGAGCCTCGGTTGATGTGATCTTCGAGGCATCCAGCTGGAGGGAGTGATCGGTATACGCCCCGGTGCAGCCGAGCTGCGCCAGCAGCTTTAAGAAGGTGGTGACATCGGTCAAATGCGGGACATTGGAGATTTGGACCGTCCCCTCGACAAGCAGCGAAGCGGCGATCATCGGCAACGCGGCGTTCTTGGCGCCGCTGATCCGGACGTCTCCCCGAAGCGGGATCCCTCCCTCAACTAAAATGGCATCCATGGTGACCTCCTGACGGGATGTCGGGTCTGGGTGAAAAGGAGCTCAGGACCGAACCTCCGATCTTCGATGCGTTTGGATGAATCGGGGCGTTCAAATGAAAGGTAAGCTCCCGCGGCGGCGGGGGCAAGGATGGCGGCGCTGCCATCACGGGATAAGAATGTCGGCGGCGACCCTCGAAGACTTGGGCTTCATCCGTATCCAATCCAGAAATTTATAACCCGGAGTTGATGATCCGGCCGGACCACAGTTCCTGTAGGAACTTTGCTACCGGCATGATCCGAAAGCCCTCATGCAGACGTTCCCGCTTCTCATTGCAGACAACGATGGCCGATTTGGGTTTGTAACTGTCCTTGAAAGACCGCAAGGCATGCAAATCTCGACGGTCAACACGGGAAGTCCCCTTGACCTCGATGGCGACTTCACCGTTACCCAGCACAAAATCCACCTCGAGTCCGCTTTTGGTCCGCCAAAAATGAATGGGGTAATCCAATTCCCGATACGAGGCGTGCGCCCGCAATTCCATGAGGATGAAATGTTCCAGCGCCTTCCCAAAAGCCTCCCCCCGCTCCACGCTAATGTCTCTATTTAATAGGGTCCCTGCAACGCCCACATCAAAAAGATAGAACTTGGCTGCCTTTTGTATCACATGGCGGTCTTGTCTCCTTTTGAACGGCGCCACCCAAACGCCAAGCAATGTATCGACAAGGATCTGATAGTATTCCTTGACGGTTTTGGCGTCCACACCGCTATCCCGCGCAATATTGGCGAAATTTGTAAGTTCGCCGTGGGAATAGGCCATAGCCTCAAAGAATCGGGAGAAGGCGGGTATATTGCGGGTCAACCCTTCCTCAAAAACCTCCTCCTTCAGGTAATCGTGGACATAAGCCTTTTGGGATTTGCGATATCCGTTTTGAAAATAGTGATTTGGAATGAGCCCTCGGTTGAGAATGCGAAGAATATCAAGAGATTCGAGTTCCTGAGAAACAAGGGGAAAGAGGTGATATCGCCAGGCCCGGCCCCCCAGAAGGTTTGCATTTCCGCGAATTAATTTTCGCGCGCTGGAACCGGATAGGATAAAGCGAATCCTTCTATTCTCGATTAACCAGTGAATCTCATCGAGGAGTTGGGGGGTTTTCTGAACTTCGTCAATGATAACCGGCTGGCGGAGGGCTTTATCGTCAACGGCCAATAATTGTTCCCGCAGAAGAGAAGGATTTCTCGATAGCTCCAAGAAGAGGTCTGTTTGCAGCAAGTCATAGTATAGGCTCTTGGGAAACTGCTGCCTCAGGAGCGTCGTCTTGCCCGTCATCCTGGGTCCCCACAGAAAGACGGATTGACGCTCCGGCAGATCGATGTTCAGTATCCTGCGAACCGTGTCCATGGTTGCTCCATTCTGGAGTCCACTCCTGTATAGTCGGACTCAACAGGAGCTTACTCCAGAATAGAATCTTTGCGCCAGCCGATCAAGGGACGATCCCGCTACGCCACTAGATTCCGTAATACATTTTATTACAACAAATTAGAAGCGCATTTCCTACTCCGCCATCACTAACTTGCGGGTGAAGCGACGATCCCCCGCGACAACACGCAGGAAATAGGTTCCCGGCGCCAATGCGAGATCATCTATGACCAGCGGATTGATTCCTGTCGGATTGGAGACCTCGCGAAGCTTCCGGCCGGAAATGTCATGGATCGACACCCGCCCGGCGCAAGAGATCTCTTCCGGATAGGCCAGGTGCAGGATCGACCGTACTGGATGAGGTTGAATCGAAATGCCGGTGGGCACGGCGCGCAGAGGATCGCTCGTCACAACGTCGCTCGACTCCCGGTGAAGGACAAGATGGTGGGCCGACAAGGGCGGCAAGCTGAAATCGAAGGTGCGGCCGTCGGCGATCTCAACCGCCGCTCCGGAATGAATCAGCGTATCTGATCGTGTGATCGCCCAAGATTCACCGTGGGAGTACGCGGCCGCGCCGTCGAGAGTGAAATGTCCGGCCATCACCTCGTCATAGTTCCTGTTGATAAGAATCAGGTGCAATGAATCGGTGCCTGCATGAGCGGCATAGATCGCGCTGTTTTCAATATCCGATGTGGCGGCCGGCAGGCATTGATCACCGAAGCACATGCCGGCGCCGTCGCCGTCGCGATACAATTTATAAGCCGCTTCAATATATTCGGATACCGCACCCCATTTCGACGCGAAATAGAGCCGGTAACGGCCGAAAATTCCCAGGGCGTCGACCTGCGCCAGGCCCCCGGAGATATGATCGGGCGCGCCGTAATCATATTCGGTGACGGCGAGTTTGGTGTCCGGGTAATAGTTATCAATGGCGCCCTGCAGGTAAGGGATGATCCTTACCGGACTGAACCACTGGCCGATCCAACTCGGCTCGACATAGGTTGAGTCCCAGAGCGAGCGGGTGACCTGCATTCGCACTTCAGCGACGGCGCGCGTCGTATCTCCGCTGTAGACGCCGGATGGCTCCGGATACCAGTGCACATCGAGAACATCGAGCAGGCGCATGCCGGCGGTATCCGAGGCGGCCCTCATGTAATCGAGGTAAGTCTCAATAAACCGGTTATAATTTCCGCTGTATTCATTCCAATCAGGCGCGTTTTGGAGATTGTAAAAGGCATTGAAGCCATAAAGGCAGGGGCCGAAGGTTTCGGCCGTCGGATCCATCGACTTGATCGTGTGGGATAAACCGATCGATCTTTCAAGCAGCTCCGCCACCGTCAGCGCCTCGGGAAAAATCCGCGGATGGGTATAGGGCCATAGCGCCGGCTCATTATCGAGCGCATACGCTTTTATCCCCGTCGGACCGGCGCCGGAGCCATAGGTCTCCAGCAAATAGTTTAACATTTCGTCGATGTACAATCCGCCGTCGGCCGTATCCGGCGGATGAGCAAAGGCCCCCGGCTTGCGGTTGATAACTTCGGTCCAGCGCGGCGAGGGAGCCGTTTCCGATTCATCGACAACGCCGTCTTTGTCGCGCGCGGCATATCCGGCCATTTGGAGGGTGATCAGCGAATAGGCGTTATGCGCCAGCGATATGTCATGAAAGGTCGTTAAAACAATGCCGGGTTCCTCATATTGCGACGGATCGATCCCCATGATCCACGGCATATAATTATCGTTCTGGTGATACCAATCCGCTCCGGCATGCGAGGCGTTGTTCTCCCAGTTGTAGCCGGTAAGACGGTTGCCTCCAATTCTGCGGGCTGTCGCGGTTTCAAGAGCTTGGCCGTTGGCGCCGTAGATCAGCGGGCTGATTTGATGAAGCGTTGTTTCGGTATCGACGGTGAAATCGACATCGATCTCCGCCCAAGCCGTCTGAACGGCAAGGGCCAGGCATCCCAGCAGTATGAATCCTCGCATGCGGCTCCTCCCCTGTCTGTGGCGGATGTTCGTTGCAGCCGTTAGTGACAGCCGTCTGTTGCAGATCGCAAGAGATGTGGATATCGACACTCCGCCGGCGGGCTCCATCACTGCGGGATTCCCAGACCTTTCCTTGAATCACCATTGCATCTTCATCCATCGCGCAACAATGACCCACCTGATCGCATCATGCTTCGTGTCATCGCTATCTGGTTACGCAAGATCAATACCAGCAGAGCTCCCGATCGTCCTTCCAGTGCCCCCATGACCCGGCTTGCCAGCGGCCGTCAGATCGTTTCTAATGAGGCCGGTGCGCCGGTTCCGGAACGCGGAACAGATGTGGGACGGGATGGCCTTGCCGATCCGGCGTTATTCATTCACATCCAATCACTTACAGAGGTAATACCATGGTCGTTCATGAACCCCATAAGATAAAAACCGTCCGGTTGCTTTCCTTCCCCACCCTGGCGGATCGGAAGAAATTCCTATCCGACGCCCTCTTCAATGTCTGGCACCTGACCCCAACGCAGGTGACTTTTGACATGTGCTCCCTGGGGATGAGCGCAGTGAGCCAGGAACAGCTCTCCGGCCAACTCATCGGTGATGAAGCCTATGCCGGATCGCGCAATTTCGAGGCGCTTCAGAAGGCGGTGCGGGACGTGCTCGGCCATGAGTATGTCTGCCCGACCCATAATGTTTTGGGCTGTGTGAAGCTGATCGTAGCGACCATGATCCCCAAGGGATCGGGTGTTCCAAGCAACTCCCGCTCCCGCCTCGATGTTTTCTCCCCGCTCGGCGTCGATTATCCCGACGTGCGCGATCACGAGGAGAAGGTTTTTACCGGGAACATCGATCTGGAGACACTCGAGGAGATTCTCAACACCCATCCTGTCGCCTTCGTCGGTATTCAAGCCTTCGCCGATGGACAGCATCCCTTCAGCCTCGAGAATCTGCGGGCGGTCGCCGCCCTCGCCGAGAAGCACGGCAAGAAACTCATTTGCGACGGGTCCCGCGTCATCGAGAACGCCTGGTATATCCAGCGCCATGAATCGGGCCAGGCCGACCGGCCGATCGCCGAGATTGTGAAACAGATTGTTAAAACGACGGATGTCTTTCAGATGGACGGCGCTCAGGATCCAAAATGTAATACCGGTGGGCTCCTCACCACCGACCATCCCGACACACATGAAAAATTTATGAATGAGGTTGTGGTCTATGAGGGACTGCACACCTACGGCGGGATGGCCGGGCGCACGATGGAGGTTCTGACGCGCGGTATTCAGGAGATGTGTTCCGAAGACGAAGTGCACTGGGTCATGCAGCAGACTGAGCGCTTCACGCAGCGGCTCCGCGACGGCGGCATCCCCTTGGAAAGGGGCTGTGACGGCGCCTATATCGAAGCCGAATCGTTCCTGCCCCATATCGACCGGCACCAGCAGGACACCCTCGCCGCGGCCATCTATCTCATCGCCGGCGTCCGCGCCACATCATCGGGATTAACGGCTAAAACTCATCTGCTGCCGGTTCAAATCCCGCGGCTGGCGATGACCAATGAGCAGCTGGATCAGGTCGCCGATGCGATTATCAGTTTGTACAAACAGCGCAACAAAATCACCGGCCTCCAATCCGCCGCGCAGGGGAAGTGGCGCGACCAGATGTCGTATCACTGGGTTTTCCCCGACCTTGAAACATATACGTTTGACACCTTTCCCTATGAAATCCACACGATTGAGAAGGTCGGCGTCTTAACGCAGGGCCAGCGGGAGAAGGCGATCCGCGAAGCGGGGTATAATACTTTTCTGCTGCGCTCCGCCGATGTGGCGATCGACCTGCTCACCGACTCGGGCACGACGGCCATGAGCACCGACCAGTGGGCCGCTTATGACAGCGTTCGCCCCAGCGCCGCGGCAAGCGACGAATCAGATGAGTTAGTTGATATCCTTCAGGAGACGATGGGCTACGAGTATATCATTCCCACTCATCAGGGTCGCGCCGCCGAGCACATCCTCAGCCAGATCATGATTAAAAAGGGCCAGTATGTGCCGGGCAATATGTACTTCACCACGACAAAGCTGCACCAGGAATTCGCCGGCGGCATCTTTGTCGATGTCATCGTCGATGAAGCGCACAACACCGAGAGCACCTTTCCGTGGAAGGGGAATATCGATTTAGACAAACTCAAGAGTTTAGTGAATGAGCATGGGGCCGACAAGGTCGCCTATATCTCCTTCGAACATTCGGTGAATATGGCCGGCGGCCAGCCGGTCGGGATGGACAATATGAAGGAGGTCTACGAGTATTGCAGCGTCATCGGCATTCCGGTTTTCTTTGACGCGACCCGTTTCGTGGAGAACGCCTACATGATCCAGAAAAAGGATCCGCGCTACGCTGATGTGAAGATCAAGGATATCCTGCGCGAGATGATGCTCTACGGCGATGGCGCAACGATAAGCGGGAAGAAAGATTTTCTCATCAATATCGGCGGCTGCCTCGCTTTCCGGAACAACGAGGAGTGGACCGAGAAAGCGCTCGAGATGCTGCGAATCTATGAGGGCAATATCACCGACGGCGGGCTCGCCACCGCCGATCTGGCGGCTATCGCCTGCGGCGTGGAAGAGATGGTCGACGACCGTTACATCCGCTCCCGTGTCGAGCAGACGCAATATCTCGGTTCTCAGTTGCTCGAATTGGGGATCCCGATCGTGACGCCCCCCGGATCACATGCGATCTTCCTCGATGCCAAGCGTTTCCTGCCGCACCTCGATCAGGACGAATACCCCGCGCAGCGTCTCGCCGCCGAGATCTATGTCGAGACCGGCGTCCGGGCGATGGAGCGTGGGAATGTCTCGAAAGGCCGCAACCCCGAGACCGGTGAAAATTACCGCCCGGCCCTCGAGCTGGTGCGGCTCACGATCCCACGCCGTGTCTATACCAATGACCACATGCGCGAGGTGGCGCGAGGAGTTAAGCGCGTTTGGGACCGCCGGGAATCGATCAAAGGCCTCAAGTTCGTTTATGAACCGGCTAAGCTGCGTTTCTTCCAGGGGCGGTTTGAATCGAAATAGATCACGAACAAAAGCTATTCTCAGCGAAGACCCCGGGCCGCAACCCGGGGTCTTTTTATCACTTAAACAAATGCTCCCGCATCCAGGCGATTTTATCCGGAGGACCCTGAAGCTGGTTCTCCCAATCGGGATCCGGATCTCTAAAATATGACTCGTGACGGAAGGTGATCACATCATTTATATTGTTGAATTTCTTCTTTGCGCCAAACATCTGCTCGAAAAAGATCGGATAGTTTATTCGGTCAGAAAATTCCATGATCTCACCCCGTTCAAGATGATTCAGGATGGCGCCCGTCAATGCCGTCTGATGCAAAAAGATCCTCTTCTTAACATCCTGCGCGCACATCTCTCTCAGGATCGAATCCTGATAAAGAAGCGTGAACTCATCCCGCCAGCGCTGTAAAAGACCCCTCTCCGGGCGGACAACGAGACAACCCGCGTTGAAATAGGGTCTGATCGTATCCCCGTCGGCGGGTGTGACCATGGGAAAAAGAGACGCTTCAGCGACGGCGTTTCTTTCATAGATCCGGTGCCAGAAGGGATCGACCGGCTCCGAGGTCAGCAATCCGACATTCTTATGCATCACGGGCCGGTAGCCGAGCGCCTTTCCCTCTGGAAGGATGAACTCGTCAGGTTCCCCCAGAAAAATCGTGTCATAGTTGAGCCAGGCGAGACGTTCCGTTTCTTCAGCCGCCTCAGATTCCGCCCGGGCCGCCGCGAAGGCCTTCTGGGCAAAGTAATACCACGCCGCATTTGGGGGATATCGATAGGCTTGATGACAACATCGAGAGCCGACAGCGTGTCAATGGCGCCGGTTTCCGGATTCCGGATCCGGCCGGTCTTGGGACGCATCGTCAGAAACATCCCCGATTTCCCATTCCTTGAACTCCCCTTCCGGGAGGACTATAATACTTGTCATCGAGTGCGGCGATTGAAATGCGAGGATGAGATGCCCCCAATCCGCAGCGAAAAGGATCCGGCACAAATCCGAAACCAGGCTAAAACGGCATGGAAGAGGATGAAATCCTGCGATCTCTGCCCACGGAACTGCGGTATCAATCGCCTCCAGAATGAAATCGGCGAGTGCGGTATCGGCGCCAAGGCCGTGATCATCAGCGCTCTCCCGCACTATGGCGAAGAAGCGCCCCTGGTCGGTGAAAATGGATCCGGGACAATTTTCTTCACCGGATGCAATCTGCACTGCGTCTTTTGCCAGAACTATGAGATAAGCCATTCTCCGGTCGGTCGTGAGATGAGCGGGGATCAGCTTGCGGGGGTTATGTTAAACCTTCAGAAAGCCGGATGCCACAATATCAATCTTGTTTCACCG
This window of the Candidatus Eisenbacteria bacterium genome carries:
- the murA gene encoding UDP-N-acetylglucosamine 1-carboxyvinyltransferase; its protein translation is MDAILVEGGIPLRGDVRISGAKNAALPMIAASLLVEGTVQISNVPHLTDVTTFLKLLAQLGCTGAYTDHSLQLDASKITSTEAPYELVKKMRASIYVLGPLLARFGEARVSLPGGCAWGPRPVDLHIKGMEALGAEIELDHGYIVAKAKKLRGAKINLAVSSVGATGNIMMAAVHAEGETMIQNAACEPEMVILAEFLRALGAEIEGEGTKTIRIKGVTSLAKSLAFTNLPDRIEAGTFLAAGAITGGDIHLTHCRPDHLSTVISVMQEMGCHITEEETGLRIRTEGRLNAADVKTEVYPGFPTDLQAQIMALLAISHGTGVIQETIYPDRFTHVQELVRLGANINLAGNVATVRGVPELQGAQVMSTDIRASSALILAGLVAKGQTHVSRVYHIDRGYEAIEKKLAGLGARIRRIKESMS
- a CDS encoding AAA family ATPase — translated: MDTVRRILNIDLPERQSVFLWGPRMTGKTTLLRQQFPKSLYYDLLQTDLFLELSRNPSLLREQLLAVDDKALRQPVIIDEVQKTPQLLDEIHWLIENRRIRFILSGSSARKLIRGNANLLGGRAWRYHLFPLVSQELESLDILRILNRGLIPNHYFQNGYRKSQKAYVHDYLKEEVFEEGLTRNIPAFSRFFEAMAYSHGELTNFANIARDSGVDAKTVKEYYQILVDTLLGVWVAPFKRRQDRHVIQKAAKFYLFDVGVAGTLLNRDISVERGEAFGKALEHFILMELRAHASYRELDYPIHFWRTKSGLEVDFVLGNGEVAIEVKGTSRVDRRDLHALRSFKDSYKPKSAIVVCNEKRERLHEGFRIMPVAKFLQELWSGRIINSGL
- a CDS encoding T9SS type A sorting domain-containing protein, with amino-acid sequence MMEPAGGVSISTSLAICNRRLSLTAATNIRHRQGRSRMRGFILLGCLALAVQTAWAEIDVDFTVDTETTLHQISPLIYGANGQALETATARRIGGNRLTGYNWENNASHAGADWYHQNDNYMPWIMGIDPSQYEEPGIVLTTFHDISLAHNAYSLITLQMAGYAARDKDGVVDESETAPSPRWTEVINRKPGAFAHPPDTADGGLYIDEMLNYLLETYGSGAGPTGIKAYALDNEPALWPYTHPRIFPEALTVAELLERSIGLSHTIKSMDPTAETFGPCLYGFNAFYNLQNAPDWNEYSGNYNRFIETYLDYMRAASDTAGMRLLDVLDVHWYPEPSGVYSGDTTRAVAEVRMQVTRSLWDSTYVEPSWIGQWFSPVRIIPYLQGAIDNYYPDTKLAVTEYDYGAPDHISGGLAQVDALGIFGRYRLYFASKWGAVSEYIEAAYKLYRDGDGAGMCFGDQCLPAATSDIENSAIYAAHAGTDSLHLILINRNYDEVMAGHFTLDGAAAYSHGESWAITRSDTLIHSGAAVEIADGRTFDFSLPPLSAHHLVLHRESSDVVTSDPLRAVPTGISIQPHPVRSILHLAYPEEISCAGRVSIHDISGRKLREVSNPTGINPLVIDDLALAPGTYFLRVVAGDRRFTRKLVMAE
- a CDS encoding tryptophanase, which gives rise to MVVHEPHKIKTVRLLSFPTLADRKKFLSDALFNVWHLTPTQVTFDMCSLGMSAVSQEQLSGQLIGDEAYAGSRNFEALQKAVRDVLGHEYVCPTHNVLGCVKLIVATMIPKGSGVPSNSRSRLDVFSPLGVDYPDVRDHEEKVFTGNIDLETLEEILNTHPVAFVGIQAFADGQHPFSLENLRAVAALAEKHGKKLICDGSRVIENAWYIQRHESGQADRPIAEIVKQIVKTTDVFQMDGAQDPKCNTGGLLTTDHPDTHEKFMNEVVVYEGLHTYGGMAGRTMEVLTRGIQEMCSEDEVHWVMQQTERFTQRLRDGGIPLERGCDGAYIEAESFLPHIDRHQQDTLAAAIYLIAGVRATSSGLTAKTHLLPVQIPRLAMTNEQLDQVADAIISLYKQRNKITGLQSAAQGKWRDQMSYHWVFPDLETYTFDTFPYEIHTIEKVGVLTQGQREKAIREAGYNTFLLRSADVAIDLLTDSGTTAMSTDQWAAYDSVRPSAAASDESDELVDILQETMGYEYIIPTHQGRAAEHILSQIMIKKGQYVPGNMYFTTTKLHQEFAGGIFVDVIVDEAHNTESTFPWKGNIDLDKLKSLVNEHGADKVAYISFEHSVNMAGGQPVGMDNMKEVYEYCSVIGIPVFFDATRFVENAYMIQKKDPRYADVKIKDILREMMLYGDGATISGKKDFLINIGGCLAFRNNEEWTEKALEMLRIYEGNITDGGLATADLAAIACGVEEMVDDRYIRSRVEQTQYLGSQLLELGIPIVTPPGSHAIFLDAKRFLPHLDQDEYPAQRLAAEIYVETGVRAMERGNVSKGRNPETGENYRPALELVRLTIPRRVYTNDHMREVARGVKRVWDRRESIKGLKFVYEPAKLRFFQGRFESK